In the Diorhabda carinulata isolate Delta chromosome 9, icDioCari1.1, whole genome shotgun sequence genome, one interval contains:
- the LOC130898083 gene encoding zinc finger MYM-type protein 5-like: MTRSEKLVSDDQQASGSSDPELDDTSAQDTEEIQSNPSLLQDTITNKTPSIFLSSEDAEESHSTSNMFQLSDNPSLWNLNNETRDFITINGLPQTNVTDFKNSRNVYNDKTRFCSKSLLQRTLKNGEIQHREWLIYSESKGSVFCALCLLFGKSGEVNAFTGEGFRDWKNSKTRIEAHENSDFHKTNISHFKARAAIQGRVDQRLMMQLDEEILYWKKVLHRVIVIIKSLAIRGLPFRGHSERIGDPHNGNFLGSLELLAEFDPFLSEHLKLYARPGRGNISYLSKTIYEEIILLIQNKVLQHISEEVQSAKYFGVIVDSTPDIAHVDQLTIIIR; encoded by the exons atgaCAAGATCAGAAAAACTTGTAAGTGATGATCAACAAGCATCGGGTTCATCAGAC ccGGAATTAGATGACACATCAGCCCAAGATACCGAAGAAATACAATCAAATCCTTCTTTATTGCAAGATACAATTACAAACAAAACgccatcaatttttctttcatcaGAAGATGCGGAAGAAAGTCATTCAACAAGTAATATGTTTCAATTGAGTGATAATCCTTCCCTATggaatttaaataatgaaacacGAGATTTCATAACTATAAACGGTTTACCACAAACTAATGtaactgattttaaaaattcacgAAATGTTTATAATGATAAAACGAGGTTTTGTTCTAAAAGCTTATTACAACGTACTTTAAAGAACGGAGAAATTCAACATCGCGAGTGGTTAATTTATTCAGAAAGTAAAGGATCTGTATTTTGTGCTCTATGTTTATTATTTGGTAAGAGTGGTGAAGTAAACGCTTTTACTGGTGAAGGGTTTAGAGAttggaaaaactcaaaaacgCGCATTGAAGCTCATGAAAATTCTGATTTTCACAAAACTAACATCAGTCATTTCAAAGCTCGAGCTGCCATTCAAGGCCGCGTTGATCAACGTTTAATGATGCAGCTTgatgaagaaattttatattggaaaaaagttttgcATCGAGTAATTGTGATAATTAAATCCCTCGCAATAAGAGGGCTGCCATTTAGAGGACATTCAGAACGAATTGGAGATCCCCATAATGGTAATTTTTTAGGTTCACTTGAGCTTCTTGCTGAATTTGATCCGTTCTTATCagaacatttaaaattatatgcGCGCCCTGGCCGTggaaatatttcgtatttatctAAAACAATCTAcgaagaaattatattattaattcaaaataaagtattGCAACATATTTCTGAAGAAGTGCAATCTGCTAAGTATTTTGGTGTAATTGTGGATTCCACACCTGATATTGCTCATGTTGATCAACTTACGATAATTATTAGATAA
- the LOC130898084 gene encoding uncharacterized protein LOC130898084 has translation MSGLYSGVQARITTSNPLAEYVPCAGHFLNLVGTCAAESVTEAVDFFSTLQEIYNFFTVSTHRWEILTQHTSLRLKSLSQTRHDACYTLEKEWPGIIVALNFIGENKDEKPATRAEAKGLQQKLQHLKTAILVIVWNAILDRFNSASKKLQDSQADLSSVIQIYRSLALFLQDMRNKQFSDYKKKAKALSGVQNYYRYDTRRKKTRKLHPDESRENERTAVSGEENFQTNIYYPILDTLSVQLKERENELVIKYPNDLEETFANECIYLHCQLKDSLLNTKDIRSAQEIYIFLNSQKLQDVYPNVDIALRIFLSIPATNCSEERSFSTLKRVKAASMAQERLNALALLSIEAQLVQKINYNDIVDNFAQTKARKKIFTN, from the exons ATGTCAGGCTTATATTCAGGAGTGCAAGCACGAATCACAACAAGTAATCCTTTAGCTGAATATGTTCCTTGTGCTggtcattttttaaatttagtggGAACTTGTGCAGCTGAATCTGTTACCGAAGCCGTGGACTTTTTTTCTACTTTgcaagaaatatataatttttttaccgtTTCAACACATCGTTGGGAGATTTTGACACAGCATACAAGTTTAAGACTTAAAAGTCTTTCTCAAACTCGACATGATGCATGCTACACATTAGAAAAAGAGTGGCCTGGAATAATTGTTGCACTGAACTTTATTGGCGAAAACAAAGATGAAAAACCTGCTACGCGAGCGGAAGCTAAGGGACTGCAGCAAAAATTACAACATTTAAAAACAGCAATTCTAGTCATTGTTTGGAATGCAATTTTGGATCGCTTCAATTCTGCGAGTAAGAAACTTCAGGATTCTCAAGCTGATTTATCATCTGTGATACAAATATACAGATCTTTGGCATTATTTCTACAAGATAtgagaaataaacaattttctgattataaaaaaaaagccAAAGCACTATCTGGAGTTCAAAATTACTATCGATATGACACCCGTCGTAAAAAAACCCGAAAACTTCATCCTGACGAGTCACGGGAGAATGAAAGAACAGCTGTATCTggagaagaaaattttcaaaccaaCATTTATTATCCAATTTTAGATACTTTAAGTGTACAATTGAAAGAACGTGAAA ATGAATTAGTTATTAAATATCCTAATGATTTGGAAGAGACTTTCGCGAATGAATGTATTTATTTGCACTGTCAACTCAAAGATTCTCTATTAAACACGAAAGATATACGTTCCGCGcaagaaatatacatttttttgaattctcAAAAGCTTCAAGATGTTTATCCGAATGTAGACATAGCTTTGCGTATTTTTTTGAGTATTCCGGCTACGAACTGTTCTGAAGAACGATCTTTTTCCACCTTGAAAAGAGTAAAAGCAGCAAGTATGGCTCAAGAAAGACTCAATGCTTTGGCACTACTTTCAATTGAAGCTCAACtagttcaaaaaattaattacaacgATATAGTTGATAATTTTGCTCAGACTAAAGCCAGAAAGAAGATATTTACAAATTAA